Proteins from a genomic interval of Panulirus ornatus isolate Po-2019 unplaced genomic scaffold, ASM3632096v1 CTG_1655_pilon, whole genome shotgun sequence:
- the LOC139748408 gene encoding innexin inx2-like: MGVCIFLLTFSMIQCNWFLRESIYCVYNFNAKETVSFEIKNICLSYPYVCEIPETTTYEESDCPRRYILFYRWIHFTFLLTACAYYIPRMFSKKAENPRLKKLIVDLAKEEQRYDGSTWEQDTETMLNYMHGHISTHTMLYFWLVLCHVVALVIDVAVIFFFDFMLQGNFLRLVYLAYPFQRHPQNFTDKLSRTFPPFVHCKLDGSVLVNNAREDNIGCHLTLMELYEKVFIFLWIWLALITVCTAVSVLFLLLVTLPPFNRLFLCMHSSSKGIRNVKNKVLKLCGYADLYVLYLFKRHRSETQFIMFLTRFVHCAENKMLVGNDETNPSNLNKPANTDNGLDYPSNTKNEKFLNFNHTFPPDAHTSIDVSTPINKNILTGFSTGDHIRSRKFHASLSSPKVQLPSDCIEVH, from the coding sequence ATGGGTGTCTGCATATTCTTGTTGACTTtcagtatgatacagtgtaacTGGTTCTTGAGGGAGTCCATCTACTGTGTGTATAATTTTAATGCTAAAGAAACTGTCAGCTTTGAAATAAAGAACATATGTCTCTCATATCCCTATGTATGTGAGATACCTGAGACTACAACTTATGAAGAAAGTGATTGTCCTCGTCGGTACATCTTATTTTACCGCTGGATACACTTCACTTTTCTCCTAACTGCATGTGCTTACTATATTCCACGGATGTTTTCAAAGAAAGCAGAAAATCCACGGCTTAAGAAACTTATTGTTGATTTAGCCAAAGAAGAACAGAGGTATGATGGGTCCACTTGGGAACAAGATACAGAGACAATGCTGAATTACATGCACGGCCACATCTCCACACATACAATGCTCTACTTTTGGCTTGTTTTGTGTCATGTGGTGGCATTGGTCATAGATGTAGCAGTCATTTTCTTCTTTGACTTCATGCTGCAGGGTAACTTTTTAAGGTTGGTATACTTGGCGTACCCATTTCAGCGTCACCCACAGAACTTTACAGACAAACTCTCCCGGACATTTCCTCCATTTGTACATTGCAAGCTTGATGGTTCTGTCTTAGTCAACAATGCTCGAGAAGATAATATTGGCTGTCATCTCACATTGATGGAATTgtatgaaaaagtttttatcttcCTGTGGATTTGGCTGGCATTAATAACAGTATGCACAGCTGTATCGGTGCTTTTTCTGTTACTTGTAACTTTACCTCCCTTTAATCGGCTCTTCCTGTGTATGCATTCATCCTCTAAGGGTATTAGAAATGTCAAGAATAAGGTACTGAAACTTTGTGGTTATgctgatttgtatgttttatactTATTCAAAAGACATAGGAGTGAAACACAGTTCATTATGTTTTTGACTAGGTTTGTTCATTGTGCTGAAAACAAAATGCTGGTTGGAAATGACGAAACAAATCCATCCAATTTGAATAAGCCAGCAAACACTGACAATGGCCTAGATTATCCCAGTAACACAAAAAATGAGAAATTTCTTAATTTCAATCATACATTTCCTCCAGATGCCCATACTTCTATTGATGTTTCAACCCCAATAAATAAGAATATCTTGACTGGTTTCTCTACAGGGGATCATATACGCAGTCGAAAATTTCATGCATCGTTATCAAGTCCAAAAGTTCAGCTACCTTCTGACTGCATTGAGGTACATTAG